In Macrobrachium nipponense isolate FS-2020 chromosome 25, ASM1510439v2, whole genome shotgun sequence, one genomic interval encodes:
- the LOC135198946 gene encoding uncharacterized protein LOC135198946 gives MQSVFAYGRIFSRAVANGIYTVSTGGGGGGQQTSPSSSSTTAAASSTPSSSSSSSSPPPSSSSSSSSSSSDASSSSSTFVVSSSRRPTTTTTSRKKLRFLTAVSGFPKNRTLEKVKPGKFGDDAYFVVKHAKGDVIDKLILAEFFYIPRDKGTVSVPAVAMKTSC, from the exons ATGCAGAGTGTGTTTGCCTATGGACGTATATTTTCGCGAGCCGTAGCCAACGGCATCTACACAGTCAGCAccggtggaggaggaggtggacagCAGAcgtctccatcttcttcttcgaCGACAGCAGCAGCGAGTAGTACTCCGtcgtcatcatcgtcgtcgtcctCGCCTCCcccctcttcatcttcttcttcctcttcctcttcctctgatgcctcctcctcctcctccaccttcgtCGTATCGAGTAGCAGGAGGCCTACGACGACCACCACCAGCAGGAAGAAGCTGAGGTTCCTGACGGCCGTCAGTGGCTTCCCGAAGAACAGGACCCTCGAGAAAGTCAAGCCTGGCAAGTTCGGCGACGACGCCTACTTCGTGGTCAAGCACGCCAAGGGCGACGTCATag ATAAGTTAATACTggctgaatttttttatattcccaGAGATAAGGGAACTGTTTCTGTGCCTGCAGTAGCTATGAAAACATCATGCTGA